catatttcctccaccactactatataaacccccctctccttcattccaagacacaacaaaaaatccccctctcttctcttctcttgagttctagtgaagttgagtagtcttgtcatatcttggtcttcctgagactcaaggtattgagtgagactcactctccctttcctagttcttcttttcctctacccttaggacctccatcaagaatctcctcctccattacatggatcttgcatgaaggtataatccccttccctaaTTGTTTGCTTCTAttgtcatgatgagaatttaagattaaagcatgataattctcttgaatatatttgaatgttcttaattgttttttatgtgttcttcacatgttcttagttgttcatcacatgttcatgcatatcactagatttaatcttaaatccacatcaaaaatatgaaaaacatgtttgtttagtaattctttcaaatccttaaatctaggttatcactatccacacacattcactagagtttatttttcaattcaaatgccatgcttaataaattgagtTAGGGTTTATcatatgcacacacattaaattcaacatacaaattgattgacatattggatgatgtgatatgaatgttggccaccatagtctagaagaccggtttcaccgggcaaggtgggtgcctaacaccttcccatcttgtaacatagcctccgagcttagatcaagggttagtagatcaaatacttatccatgtaatttttgatttttagattgtaactaggaaacaaagccatgtactttatcttagattgtatctaggaccaaagccatgtaatttcctatgatcaatgtaaattcaatttcacattaataaaatgaggaattttcattcatggttttcttatttttccaaaaattaaataagtggcgactccattgtaaaacccttaatctaaagggaaaaatataactagtcgaacctccattttgagaggcaataacacgactccacccattcacgtgggtttggcccaacacatcataaaaacgggccgggggcgcggtctctcacagtactccatccaatatttcatctcatgattatttaaataatttgagttgtccaactatgtctaaatacagatggtatcaagatgtttttacttccagagTAATGCTCCAGAAAGATTgtcataagccttattggaaagaaaagtttattgacggtctgcctcctatctttgctcataaggtaaaacaagaattaatggataaaaatgattctattgattatgataatttaacctatggtgatattttcagtactattaaaaaacttggtatcaatATGTGTAATAACAATTCCTCTGATATTAAAATTGGTAGAGGTTCTTGCTGCAATGTTATTAAAACCAATGTTCTCACCAAAGGTAAAGaggaaaaatttaataaaaagaaatccaaaaaactaactgttaatgatttacaacatgaaattaatattgttaaataagagataagcgaactaaaacatgattttaaagatattaaaagtgataacaataatcttaaCCAAGGACATGAGCAtaaagatggagatgaatcctGTTAACAAGCTCTTCTTTCTGGTAAAGGTATTCCTGATGCTTTCACTAATTCTCAACTTGctcttgttaataaaataattcctccaaaatggtttacaaaagttaaaattgttgtttctcttgattatcatttcactgttattgctatgatagATTCAGGTGCAGATATCAACTGTATCCACGAAGGattgattccttcaaaatactttgaaaaatctactgaaagattaGTTTCGGTTAATGGTCCTCAGATGAAAataaagtatgaattgaataatgctcatgtatgccatgctaatgtctgtttcaagattccttctgttcttgttaaaaatatgactgataaagtgattcttggtttgccttttataaatgctttatatccttttcttgttgaacatgatggaattactactgatccttttGGACAAAAAGTAAAGTTCCAATTTGCTTCGAAGTTTGATATTGATACTAATACTGCTTCAAACATGattcatgctaaaattaaacATCTTAAATTCTTTCAGCAAGAAgttagatacaagaaaattgctgaacaaatttctgataaattgttgcaatccaaaattgataattttcagaaaatattgattgatgatgtttgctcCGATGTTCCTAATTCTTTCTGGCATAGGAAGAAACATATTGTTGATTTGCCATAGGTTGGATTTAATATATCAAGAAGtatgttgttcaaacatatcaagtCATTAAGGACATAAAGGTtaatccaagaaacaagtaaagaaaagcTGTTTCATTAAGTCTTGACATAAGCTCGACAAATGTTGCCATCGAATTTTAATGAAGAAGCTTGAAACAAACTCTATTTATCGAGATCTATGATTtcagaatttccagatctgaaatTCAACCTATGATGACTTGGATGATTAAGGTTTCTTTTCTTGCAACCTTAgtcatatataaggcttattttaaaagtcatcaagTACGAAAATAGAGACCTAGAACTCATATACTTTGTGTGAAGCTACTGCGTTTGTATGCCTtggggttttgtaaccaagtgcttcctgGTCTTCATCgtttatgaagtgaagaactttgcaatcaACAACAATCAtacaagttgctggagttaatcacgtactaggatctgtgcaaaggagttagttaCAGATTAGAGATTTGTgcaacaaagaaaagaaggctactacaatATCAAGTTCAATTATATATTGAAgtgaaggttcaactgtaggatGGTATTTTAGGATAAGCCaaggtagtggtaagattcctcatacttgtaaccgcttgattatTTATTAGTAGATTCTTGAGAGTgttgaccttaaattcacccgttGGAATTTTTGCCTTGCGAGAGGTTTTTCCATTTGTCAATAAATCACCAtaccaatttatttttcgcagcatattagttatttggtgatttgttggtacCTCCAtgatttgcatataatttgacctaattaatcaacttaggtaattgaattaccaactttttaaaacttttgtattatttaatttactTTCAAAGTTCAGTAATTTTTTTCATGCTTGTCATTTGTCTTCAACCATGTAATTAAAAGTTCTAAATCATCTTAATTGTTGTTTCTGAATCCataaagtttattatttttttagaaagtgaAGCCacaaaatttatttactatgaacaattatgtttttgttaGTATATGTTTGGTTCAGATAGTTAAGATCAATCATTACttattaaggttttttttttttttttttttttgcatatttttagcaaaaattttttagtttcagtaaaataagttgtagggtcacaatttggggcccaagcccaaaatgtatggggtcttggtccaaggagcccagaaacaatgaatttgtagagagtgggctataGAACTAGGTCTTAGCGAGTTGGACAACGGTTAGTATTGGGCTATACAACCATTGAACACAAGTAAAACATGTTAACATCCATAGATcttcagtccgaggagataaGATGAATATATGTCAATCACTGTTTGATGATTATGGTCATTTGTACTGCTTCAgtattctctcttcttttttctccgTCCCCCACCTCATAGGGACTCCCCATCTTATATAGTCTTCTTGAAGCCATCGTGGTCTTaaacttgttgatcatctggactcttacttgagtgcttgtcccatcggacatcccctttcagccttctgtgagttgtggtgggCAAGACAGCATTGTTCAcaggtcctctccacattaatgcagccaaaaaagtagctgcaacacatttaatgtggtagCAATAGCCTCTCCTTGGATATTTTATGTTTCCTTCTTTCCTGCGGGTCTGTGGGACGCATCCCAACTGCTAATGTCTATTGGGGAGTGGGTCCTTCTAGTAGATagagtgcatgtttgagccatactCATCACGTCCGAGGAGGCATCCCTCCTTGGACCGTCCTCCAAATGCCCCCTTGTCTACGAGAGCTAGGTTGGAAATCCCTTTAGCATCCATTTCCTCTCCTCAAACATTGCTAATCGTCTCGgatggggcccaaggcccattacATGATTTAGGGTCTTTGCCCCTACATAAGTAATTCTCAAATAGACCCTAAGTTGCTACAAGAATTTAAGATTTTGTTTCTAAATGTTAGACATTTGGTGCATTTGTGACCCTCAAAAGTCCAAcaatattgaattttattttagttcaaTTTGGTCTTGTTTGGAGGTTTTCacattttgaattatttttggagAGTTATTTTTCGAAGAATAGTTTTTGACTTTTAGTGAGACTATAAGATGAAACTTTATGGGAATGGAATCGTTACCTTGTACCTGGTTTATACAATTGTGTTCAAGGTTGTAGATGCCCCATTTTGCgacctttattattattttaagtctGATTTGAGCTCATAAGTaatcattttaaagaaaaaattaattatttttcatatgaGCTCAAATTTTGTCACAACAATCAAACTTgcattgtgtgtgtgtttgtttctctgaaaaaaaaaaaaaaaaaaaaaaaactaacttgaattgcctatatatataaaatagaacacaATTGTGTTCATCAAATATGTTATAGTGTGTGGATGATCAATTGAAAGACtaaattctatatattatttcaacttcatatttctttttagttcattttatttggcaaaactttctcaaaaaaaaaaaatatatatatatatatatatatatttggcaaAAAGGCAAACTAGTATCACGAACCAAAATAAATGGGAACTTGTGGAGGAGaatctatcccaaaaaaaaaaaatcctcttatTATGCCATTACCGCTGGGCTAGTTTTATTCCAGCCCAAACTCAGTGAATGTACTTTGTATAGAAAGAGAAAACCAAGGCCCAAAGACACTGAGTCAGCTCCCTATCTAAAGTCCTCCGTATGGTATGAGCTATCTAAACTAAAGTACTAGTTAGTGGTTACTAGTCATTAGTTGCATCTGCATATATCTCCAATCTCCATGAACCATGATTATTCCTGTTCCAGTTCCACCCTTGAAGCTTCTTCGACTTCAACCCCATCTtccatatttttctatttcccaAACTACCCCTCTCCCTCCacctcattttctctctccttccctTCACAAATCCACTCTTTTCCCCAGGTTCAAACCCACCTTCAATTTCTTCAGAGTTTCAAAACCTGAAGCACCAATTGCTACCAATGAAGGTGGTGAATACTCTTCCAATGTTTTTTCACCGGAACTTGAAGACTTGTCCCCAAACGGTGTCGTTTATAAGAAAACTCTGGCATTGGTTGAGTGCTCCATGTTTGCTGCGCTCACTGGCTTGGTCTACTTCTTGAGCAATTCTCTCTCAATTGAGGTCTCTTGCTCTTAAAACTCTTATTTGCAAAATGGGTCTTAGCCAATTTATTAGTTATTGCTCTCTACACTTTCTATCGCATTATTTGTGCTctgttctttttctcttataatttatttatgctGCTTTTTGTACCGTCTCCTGTGAACCATtctttatgtgtgtgtatatattccatggcttattttctgtttccctgcattttttttttttttttttatagcttcgCTGGTTTGCCTTTTGGTTTATATTAGCACATTAGTATACGCACAAGGctaattctattttgtttgCAAAGCAAGTCTCTTATTTGTCCTAGAAGTGTATTAGTCTAGGATTTAGTCTATTATATATAACATTGTTATGGTTTATTATAATACAGAATTTGTACTatactctaatatattattgatgtagtcATTTAAGATTTTCTATGTAACCCTTGTGTATTACTGTATTCTATACTTTACGCTTTCACTTCCGCATCTATACTAatatattcaacatggtgtatcaattcTAATATTTAAGAGTTTCAAATTggtttttataaaatataattgggtcttcttttttttcctggtgcatattgattatttttattttgagaatggGTTTAAGAAACTTTATTCAAATGGAGAAAATTACTCCCACAAAAGAACTACAGAGATATCtgggggtaaaaaaaaattaaaaataagactAGATTTCAGAACCAGCAATATCCTTGGCTTTTCTATCCAGGGGGTGAACTACTGCGTTACAATGTGACTTCATTTGCTTGTCCTTAATAAGAGTTCATATAAAGCCATTCAATCTTCTTCAGATTTCAGAGCATTGATGACAAACTCAGAATCGCCTTCAATTATCACCTCTCTATAGCCCAATATTCCAATGCAAAATCTCTTGCTTTCAACCATCCAAGGGCCTGCACTTCTGCTACCAGCGAAACCCTTTTCTGTAAAAAATGGCCCCATCAAAGTTGATTTTAATGAGCTATTTTTCTGGAGGGGTCCATTCTGTGCTGCAAATTGCTGGAATTTGGGCGAGTGAGGGGGTGATGAAGGAGCCACAATACCATCACaagcatggttgtcaaaatcgcggTTTGAATCGTAGGATCGCACAATTTTAAGATCCCACTTCACCAAAACATTTAGGATCGCACTAAGATCctaaaaatggtaggatcgtaCATAGGTTCGTATGGGATCCTACCGAtcctaccaaaaacataaatttttagttttttttttaattattttttttatgggataattttttggttttgatgaagttttgagggtttatttatttatttattttttttttttttatgtcgtgatggtatgatttttttttttttttttaaattatgttaacctaagcaaatgttttctagtttctatttcacttgcaatcaaaatgaaggaatgctttatcatttctaaatgaagaatttgatgttgaCTTTGCTGCCTTTTAAGctataatgttgttaaatttgtttggtCAATATACTCATTTGCAttctaatattactaaaatattttcttatatataattttatcagcTATGCTTGTATTTGTCTAAtgattacttgatttttttgagcatgctctttaattgttgttgagtggtataacttgaatagttgatTGTGAAATTGTATCTTAATGTCTTTTGCAGCTttagtatacaaatatataatgtttaCATAGATGGTgaaatggatgatgatgatgattaggaatttaggacGGTGGTTATAAGAACCTTAAAATGggaataattaaatgttcacttcaccttaatattcatcttgcttttagatttcatattgtagttagctagtttctatttgctaacttattttgtatttcaaacttggaacttagaacttggaaaatattttccatatgttttgataaatattttggtatttggttgttaattaaacatttattgaactttttagatacattggttcaaaacttaaatatatttgtttcgttaGTATAAACttagtgatgtatgacatgcaaattacttcatatgatgcaaatcttagtttttttttatggatgaatttataatttacgtgattattcaacatacaaagtcattatcaatgcgtttttttgctttaaatctgaaaatatgtaggatcttacgattcaCAATTTGATCCTACAATCTACGATTCCACCTACCTTCAACGATCTTGCGTAGGATcctgattttgacaaccttgatcACGAGACATTCCTGAAGCACAGCATCTTGCAAAACCAGAATTTTACTAACAAGATCATCAAAAGATGCCAATGTTGTAACCCTCCACTAACTCATCCCTCACATGTTGATTACTTATTTATAGAAATGTGCTGATTGTGTAggaatttccttttttaataattcactttCGATAGTTGGTATTATTattcccaaaaagaaaaacaaggagCAACACCAAGAGCCTTGTTGCTCAGTGGCATTGTCTGCTCTCTTCGATAAGGTTTGAATTCCCCTCCTGCATTGTTGTAAGTACCGAatcatccaaaaataaaaataaaaaggagaaagtGGCAGCACACAAACCTGAAACCTTAACAAAACAGTGTTTTAAACACAAAGGAATGAACAACACAACTTGCCCAAGCAAGAACAGAAAAGGGagattccttttcttttcttttttcctgccCTGATATAAATAGCTAATTATAATGTTCTTCAGTCCCATGTAAATAGCTATTATGTGtctcacattatttttttttttcttatgtattgtgtcatgcatttttttctcaataagaTATGGTTTTGTACAGAATTACTTTGGTTGTGTCTTCTCGTTGCCAATAGTAATCTCCTCAATGAGATGGGGCATTGCAGCAGGAAGGAAGACTATGGTTTGTAACCGATATTTCCACCATATTACAATACAGCATTTTTTGAAGATTTACATTGAGATCATTGTGTTATGTGTCTTAATTATTCTTCATAGGTGGCAACAACTATGCTATTACTTGTCTTGTCTGGTCCAGTGAAAGCCTTAACCTATCTGGTGAGCttccttttaaattttacagCCCTCTGCATGAAGGATCATCTTGTTTTTATGTTTGTGTCTCTAGCTTAGTTCCTAgtcttttttgaaattttgtaatcaaaACAAGTGTTTTTTCTGAGCTCTTAATGATTTGTCTTTTGTGGATCTTTCTCAAGAATTTAGTACATTACATATACAAATACTGCATTTAATGAGCTTTCAGTTTCTAGAACTTTttcttggtatttttttttcttttggagggAGGGGGGTGTGTATCAGGTAGCCGATAATTTGCCAACTTTTTGGATATTTGTTTTCTGCAGCTTAAACATGGAATAGTTGGGTTAACAATGGGCACTTTGTGGAGGTATGTGATGCTCAAGGTCTATTAGTATTGATGATTCTTCTTTTGATAAAGTGAAAacttttctagaaattttattattttaaactgTAAATCACTATTTTATTAATCTTTTGTACTCACCTGTCCCCTATGTTTTGTTTCCCATACATTGTCTACTACTTTGCAGAGATGTGTTTCTGGTAAACAGTTTCTTGGCGTTTCAAGtttaatgtgtgtgtatatatatatacatatatatatatatatatatattttttttttttataacatctAAACTTTATGGATTCATTGTGAAGTGATAGATTAGTTTGCTTAGTGAATTCTGTTAATTTTGATAAGCAGTGGACCACTTTTTCataattcttattagtttttgAATAGTGAATTTCCTTTCTCCGAAGCAAAATGTATTTAGCAGTAACAGCTtgatgttttgattttggtgtaTTCTTAGGTTGGGAGCAAATTGGACTGTTTCAATTTTGTCGTGCACAACTGTAGTGTTTGCTCCACTTTGCCTTGAATTCCTTACAACTTTTGAACATCATCATCCTCCAGTTATTTTCAATTAACGAACTTATATATGCAGGTTCGAGCAATTGGTGCTGTGGGGTATGTCTTGATATCTTCATTTTTACTGAGGGAAAACATACTTTCTTTGGTAATTGATTTTCCTTTTACGATTGAGGTTTTACTTGAGTAATTGCAATTCATTCAcagatttcttttatttgcttGTAGATCACCATTAACATTCATGCTTCTCTAACGTTCATGTTCACTGCTTTGGGTGTTCATACAATTCCATCAATGAACATGATATATGCCATTTTTACAACCTTGGTATCCTTAATTACTTACTTGCCCTTCTCCCTTGTGCTTTTAACTTCCTCCCTCTCTCACCTCAATTACCTGTCATGCATGAAAGACTCACACATTTCCCCTTctattttattaggttttattGAATAGTGGATGCTTCATATTCTTGCTCCACCTTTTGTATTCAGTGTTCCTTACCAAGCTTGGGATGAAGGCTTCGTTGAGATTACCAAGATGGATAGAGAGGGCTATATAATTGCATCTAAGACATTGACTCATTTTTAGTGTATGTAATACCATGCACTAAATGGCCGATAGCCGTTTAACTCAATTGAcactttttggtgttttcaacgGAGATGCCAAATGTTCAAATCCCTCTCCCCATTTGGTTAGAATTGGTATATGTATTAAAGTCCATGGTTCCGTCATATATTCAAGTAATTTgaattgataaatatatttgatatcTCATTGCAATTACTGTCATTGAGACTACGTGCATTCTCTCAAGAATCCAATTACTTTattcttctttgttttcctAAGTTTTATAGATATAAGTGCAATTACTTGCATCATGGAGCCATGAACTGAGAATGGACATCAGCAAAAAAACAcggaaaatgtggaaaattcAATGTATAATTACCTTGCATGGATAATCTATTTAGCTAGAACTTGAGCTTATACTGAACCAGACAATGAGGAACTAGAGCAACCTTCAGGTTTACATGTTGTCTATGGTTCCTATCACCCAAGGGCGCATATCACTTGCAATGGGTGAATATGCAATCCCTTTCTTGTAACCAAACTCGGCAATAACCAACTCAGTAAAATAATGTCAACTCAGCAAAAATACCATGCCATCACCAATTCAGCAATAACCA
This genomic stretch from Quercus lobata isolate SW786 chromosome 3, ValleyOak3.0 Primary Assembly, whole genome shotgun sequence harbors:
- the LOC115981943 gene encoding uncharacterized protein LOC115981943 isoform X2, producing the protein MIIPVPVPPLKLLRLQPHLPYFSISQTTPLPPPHFLSPSLHKSTLFPRFKPTFNFFRVSKPEAPIATNEGGEYSSNVFSPELEDLSPNGVVYKKTLALVECSMFAALTGLVYFLSNSLSIENYFGCVFSLPIVISSMRWGIAAGRKTMVATTMLLLVLSGPVKALTYLVRAIGAVGYVLISSFLLRENILSLITINIHASLTFMFTALGVHTIPSMNMIYAIFTTLVLLNSGCFIFLLHLLYSVFLTKLGMKASLRLPRWIERAI
- the LOC115981943 gene encoding uncharacterized protein LOC115981943 isoform X6 produces the protein MIIPVPVPPLKLLRLQPHLPYFSISQTTPLPPPHFLSPSLHKSTLFPRFKPTFNFFRVSKPEAPIATNEGGEYSSNVFSPELEDLSPNGVVYKKTLALVECSMFAALTGLVYFLSNSLSIENYFGCVFSLPIVISSMRWGIAAGRKTMVATTMLLLVLSGPVKALTYLLKHGIVGLTMGTLWRLGANWTVSILSCTTVRAIGAVGVPYQAWDEGFVEITKMDREGYIIASKTLTHF
- the LOC115981943 gene encoding uncharacterized protein LOC115981943 isoform X5 — protein: MIIPVPVPPLKLLRLQPHLPYFSISQTTPLPPPHFLSPSLHKSTLFPRFKPTFNFFRVSKPEAPIATNEGGEYSSNVFSPELEDLSPNGVVYKKTLALVECSMFAALTGLVYFLSNSLSIENYFGCVFSLPIVISSMRWGIAAGRKTMVATTMLLLVLSGPVKALTYLLKHGIVGLTMGTLWRLGANWTVSILSCTTVRAIGAVGYVLISSFLLRENILSLVLLNSGCFIFLLHLLYSVFLTKLGMKASLRLPRWIERAI
- the LOC115981943 gene encoding uncharacterized protein LOC115981943 isoform X7, which codes for MIIPVPVPPLKLLRLQPHLPYFSISQTTPLPPPHFLSPSLHKSTLFPRFKPTFNFFRVSKPEAPIATNEGGEYSSNVFSPELEDLSPNGVVYKKTLALVECSMFAALTGLVYFLSNSLSIENYFGCVFSLPIVISSMRWGIAAGRKTMVATTMLLLVLSGPVKALTYLLKHGIVGLTMGTLWRLGANWTVSILSCTTVRAIGAVGYVLISSFLLRENILSLCSLPSLG
- the LOC115981943 gene encoding uncharacterized protein LOC115981943 isoform X4 — its product is MIIPVPVPPLKLLRLQPHLPYFSISQTTPLPPPHFLSPSLHKSTLFPRFKPTFNFFRVSKPEAPIATNEGGEYSSNVFSPELEDLSPNGVVYKKTLALVECSMFAALTGLVYFLSNSLSIENYFGCVFSLPIVISSMRWGIAAGRKTMVATTMLLLVLSGPVKALTYLLKHGIVGLTMGTLWRLGANWTVSILSCTTVRAIGAVGYVLISSFLLRENILSLITINIHASLTFMFTALGVHTIPSMNMIYAIFTTLCSLPSLG
- the LOC115981943 gene encoding uncharacterized protein LOC115981943 isoform X3 — translated: MIIPVPVPPLKLLRLQPHLPYFSISQTTPLPPPHFLSPSLHKSTLFPRFKPTFNFFRVSKPEAPIATNEGGEYSSNVFSPELEDLSPNGVVYKKTLALVECSMFAALTGLVYFLSNSLSIENYFGCVFSLPIVISSMRWGIAAGRKTMVATTMLLLVLSGPVKALTYLVGSKLDCFNFVVHNCSSNWCCGITINIHASLTFMFTALGVHTIPSMNMIYAIFTTLVLLNSGCFIFLLHLLYSVFLTKLGMKASLRLPRWIERAI
- the LOC115981943 gene encoding uncharacterized protein LOC115981943 isoform X1, translated to MIIPVPVPPLKLLRLQPHLPYFSISQTTPLPPPHFLSPSLHKSTLFPRFKPTFNFFRVSKPEAPIATNEGGEYSSNVFSPELEDLSPNGVVYKKTLALVECSMFAALTGLVYFLSNSLSIENYFGCVFSLPIVISSMRWGIAAGRKTMVATTMLLLVLSGPVKALTYLLKHGIVGLTMGTLWRLGANWTVSILSCTTVRAIGAVGYVLISSFLLRENILSLITINIHASLTFMFTALGVHTIPSMNMIYAIFTTLVLLNSGCFIFLLHLLYSVFLTKLGMKASLRLPRWIERAI